The region TTTCCATGATTCATTGTTAGTTCATTTTGAATACTAACATAATCATTTCAAATCGTCACCAATTAAAAAAACTTGTAAAACGTTAACTATCAAGGATTTCAAAGAGCGTATATTGATTTTTAGTAGACACTAATGAAATTGCCCTTATAAATTCATTAATCAACTACTGATATTATAATTTAATGCTTTGCTTTAATAATTTACAATACTAATTTGTATTTTAGAACCCTGATTAGTTACCTGGTTTATAAGTATGAGATCAGCGAAAATATTATTCATTATACTTTCAACATTATTTATAGCTCAGTCTGTTGTATCACAGGTTGTTAACTATAAGAATTACACGGTAGATCACGGATTACCCAGTTCTGAAATATACCAGGTAATTCAGGACCAAAAAGGTTTTATTTGGTTTGCTACAGATCAGGGTGTTAGCCGTTTTGATGGTTATAAGTTTAAGAATTATTCAATTATTGAAGGGCTGCCCGATAATACTATTCTTGAAATTTTCGAAGATTCAAAAGCACGTCTATGGTTCGTTTCAATCTCAGGAAAACTCTCATGGTTCGAAAACGATTCTATTTACGAGTATCCTTATAATGACTCTATAATTAAACATTTAGGTGGGTCTGACTATCCTATAAAAAAGAGCTTTTATGTTGATAATCAAGATAATGTGTATATTGGATTCTATCATCACCATTTGTTTCATATAACACCTGAAGGTAGTATTAGTAAAATCATTCCGCCTAATGGTGAGAATATGGCCTGGTTGACAGCTAATGAAAATATATTATACACATCAAAATATAAAATCAATGATTATTTGCTAGATGTTCAGTGTAATGACGGTTTTGAAACGTATACCTTACCTAAAAGTAAAACCGCAAACAGAAGTTTTGCTCTGTTATATAAGGGCGAGCTGCTTTACAGCGATTTTAATAATCTTTACAGATTGAACAGTAGCACAGGTCTGCACACTGAGCAATTTGATACGGATATTTTGTGGATGTCTCAAAGTAACGATGGCCTGTTGTGGGTCGGATTTCTTAAGAAAGGGGTAAAAGCTTTTAAAAATTTTGATTTCTCTCATAATGTGTTTCATCTGCTCGAAGGCCATTCGGTAAGCTCTGTTTTTACTGATTCAGAGGGAGGTATGTGGATTACAACATTAGAAAATGGATGTTATTATTTTCCAGATATTCAGGTCAATTATATTACCAAAGAACAGGGGCTTCAAAGTAAAACTGTTAATAAGCTGGCTGTAAAAGATGAAAAAGTATATTTTGGTGGTACAAATTCTGAATACTATGAATTTGATCTTCATACTTTAAAAAAGCATTACTACCATACAAACGAAGAACAGAAATCAAACAGATTAATCAAATGGATTGGCGATACGCTAATCGTTGGAAATAATATTGGAGGGAGCCATTTTATTTATAAGGATAAAGTTTTTAGTAATTCAGATTATTGTTACAATAGTGTCTTAAGAATAAATAATTATGGAATTTTAGGCGGATACACTGATAAAATTAGAGTACATACTAAAAATGGTCATCGGAAGTTGGTTTCTTTAAAAAACGTAAAAAAGATTTATGACTTAATTCGTTACAATGATACTGTATTGTGGATTGGTACAAATGCAGGTTTGTATGAGTTTAACATCTTGCGTAAAACTTATAAAAAGATTAATTGGCATAAAGCCCTTGGAAGCAGGATCAATATTTTATTGAAGCAAGATGAAACCGTATGGATTGGAACCAAAGGAGCGGGTCTATTGAAGGTTGAAAGAAATAGCCTGAAGCAATATACGAAAGCTGATGGATTACCCGGAAACTCCATTGATGGTATCACAATTGAAGATTCTTTGGTATGGTTAGGTACAAACAAAGGAGTGGCCAGAATGACTTTTGATATTAAAGATAGTATTTCAGACATTGTTTTTCTCAATAAAGGACATGGATTACCTACAAGTGAGATTGAAGATATTGCTATTGCAGAAAATAAGCTATTTGCGGCCACTAAAAAAGGATTGGCCATTTTAGATAAAAATATTACAACTTATTACTCCCCGGTATACATAACTGGGGTTAGTATCGCAGGAAACGATACATTAATAAAAAAACAATATGAGCTGAAACATGATCAAAATTATATTGAAATATCATTCGTTGGTTTAAATTACCAGCGTTTTTCCCCACTTAAGTATAAATATATGCTTCATGGCATCGATACAGACTGGAATACTACAGAAGATCTGTCTGTACGCTATGCAATGCTATTACCAGGAGAATACACCTTCAAAGTAAAATGTATTAATAGCTATGGGAAGGAAACTATATCAAATAATCAAATAACTTTTCGCATTAAAAAGCCTTATTATCAAACCACTTCCTTTTTAATATCCGTTATTTTAGCGGGTTTATTATTATTATTCATAATTGTCTTCTCTATCATCAGGATTAAAATCAGAGAGTTAAAAAAGAGAAACAATATCGAAAAAGAGCTAAATAGTTACAGACAACGAGCTTTAAGTGCACAAATGAATCCACATTTTATATATAACTCTTTGAACTCAGTCC is a window of Salinivirga cyanobacteriivorans DNA encoding:
- a CDS encoding sensor histidine kinase, producing MRSAKILFIILSTLFIAQSVVSQVVNYKNYTVDHGLPSSEIYQVIQDQKGFIWFATDQGVSRFDGYKFKNYSIIEGLPDNTILEIFEDSKARLWFVSISGKLSWFENDSIYEYPYNDSIIKHLGGSDYPIKKSFYVDNQDNVYIGFYHHHLFHITPEGSISKIIPPNGENMAWLTANENILYTSKYKINDYLLDVQCNDGFETYTLPKSKTANRSFALLYKGELLYSDFNNLYRLNSSTGLHTEQFDTDILWMSQSNDGLLWVGFLKKGVKAFKNFDFSHNVFHLLEGHSVSSVFTDSEGGMWITTLENGCYYFPDIQVNYITKEQGLQSKTVNKLAVKDEKVYFGGTNSEYYEFDLHTLKKHYYHTNEEQKSNRLIKWIGDTLIVGNNIGGSHFIYKDKVFSNSDYCYNSVLRINNYGILGGYTDKIRVHTKNGHRKLVSLKNVKKIYDLIRYNDTVLWIGTNAGLYEFNILRKTYKKINWHKALGSRINILLKQDETVWIGTKGAGLLKVERNSLKQYTKADGLPGNSIDGITIEDSLVWLGTNKGVARMTFDIKDSISDIVFLNKGHGLPTSEIEDIAIAENKLFAATKKGLAILDKNITTYYSPVYITGVSIAGNDTLIKKQYELKHDQNYIEISFVGLNYQRFSPLKYKYMLHGIDTDWNTTEDLSVRYAMLLPGEYTFKVKCINSYGKETISNNQITFRIKKPYYQTTSFLISVILAGLLLLFIIVFSIIRIKIRELKKRNNIEKELNSYRQRALSAQMNPHFIYNSLNSVQNYILKNDRIKSNEYLARFGHLMRRILQNSQNSSISLQEELDALKHYVDMELIRFNDSFRFTLFIDENINIEALKVPPLIIQPFVENAIHHGLRIKEGDKHLKVSVFEKTEIFCVCIEDNGIGRQKSYEFKQSRKQYKSYGTEITNKRLDLYRDLYKNDIDLTIIDLEEDGGTRVEIKFKKTLGSK